Proteins encoded together in one Triticum dicoccoides isolate Atlit2015 ecotype Zavitan chromosome 7B, WEW_v2.0, whole genome shotgun sequence window:
- the LOC119339056 gene encoding thylakoid lumenal 19 kDa protein, chloroplastic-like, which yields MTMLASLFSPSPLLTTAASTSSSATSQPAPQTVRLPAPRPLTATLAAAAAAGLLLLTPAAPSHAEGEFKVYYGTAASAANYGGYGGNANKRDAAEYVYDVPEGWKERLVSKVEKGTNGTDSEFFNPRKRSEREYLTFLSGFRKLAPVGAVLDNLALSDVGLQDQISSADDVTSAERKDADGQVYYEYEVAGAGAHSLISVTCARNKLYAHFVTAPNPEWGRDEAVLRRLHQSFKTVDFSGQD from the coding sequence ATGACCATGCTCGCTTCCCTCttctccccttcccctctcctcaccaccgccgcctccacctcctcctctgccACCTCGCAGCCAGCGCCACAGACTGTGAGGCTCCCGGCTCCCAGGCCGCTCACCGCCACACTGGCCGCGGCAgccgcggccggcctcctcctGCTAACCCCCGCAGCGCCGTCGCACGCGGAGGGGGAGTTCAAGGTGTACTACGGCACGGCGGCGAGCGCGGCCAACTACGGCGGGTACGGCGGCAACGCGAACAAGAGGGACGCGGCGGAGTACGTGTACGACGTGCCCGAGGGGTGGAAAGAGCGTCTGGTGTCAAAGGTGGAGAAGGGCACCAACGGCACGGACAGCGAGTTCTTCAACCCGCGCAAGCGCTCCGAGCGGGAGTACCTCACCTTCCTCTCCGGGTTCCGCAAGCTGGCCCCCGTCGGCGCCGTGCTGGACAACCTCGCACTCTCCGACGTCGGGCTGCAGGACCAGATCTCGTCGGCGGACGACGTGACGTCGGCGGAGCGGAAGGACGCGGACGGGCAGGTGTACTACGAGTACGAGGTGGCCGGCGCCGGCGCGCACAGCCTCATCTCTGTGACGTGCGCCCGGAACAAGCTCTACGCGCACTTCGTCACGGCGCCCAACCCCGAGTGGGGGCGCGACGAGGCCGTCCTCCGCCGCCTGCACCAGTCCTTCAAGACCGTCGACTTCAGCGGCCAAGATTAA